In the Oreochromis aureus strain Israel breed Guangdong linkage group 14, ZZ_aureus, whole genome shotgun sequence genome, one interval contains:
- the si:dkey-243k1.3 gene encoding endonuclease domain-containing 1 protein-like: MQTFVTLCALLPLLCFVHADVVESFEDAPECMKYFYKEKVPELGASTPGAARLCQRFVNRYHFATLYDTIHRIAVYSAYQFQPSNGGGRENRWFVEPQLVDRSWQGEMKDGYWLGQDNPGVYLGERQALNEDFTYSGFDRGHLNPNGHHAVPSRNATFTLTNVVPQNPKLNQNAWRIHESQLTELFLEKCPKAYVLVGAIPSADSWIVKNNVKRVNIPDYLWNAYCCVDNNNRPIQSGAARARNTEDNLVEQLSLDELETFLQQFTAQPVGELFYNNCRA; encoded by the exons ATGCAAACGTTCGTAACTTTGTGTGCTCTTCTCCCGCTCCTCTGTTTTGTCCATGCAGATGTTGTGGAAAGTTttgag GATGCGCCAGAATGCATGAAGTACTTTTATAAAGAAAAGGTGCCTGAGTTGGGAGCTTCTACGCCTGGTGCTGCCCGCCTCTGTCAGCGCTTTGTCAACAG GTACCACTTTGCCACACTGTATGACACCATCCATCGCATTGCTGTCTACTCTGCCTATCAATTCCAGCCCAGTAATGGAGGCGGCAGGGAGAACAGGTGGTTTGTGGAGCCACAG CTGGTAGATCGGTCTTGGCAGGGAGAGATGAAAGATGGATACTGGCTGGGGCAGGATAACCCTGGTGTCTACCTTGGAGAGAGACAAGCTCTGAATGAGGACTTCACATATTCAGGCTTCGACCGTGGTCATCTCAACCCCAACGGACACCATGCAG TCCCTAGCCGCAACGCCACTTTTACCCTGACCAATGTGGTTCCTCAGAACCCCAAGCTGAACCAGAATGCCTGGAGGATCCACGAGTCCCAGCTCACCGAGCTTTTTCTGGAGAAGTGCCCTAAGGCCTACGTGCTGGTCGGTGCCATTCCTTCTGCAGACAGCTGGATTGTTAAAAACAATGTTAAGCGTGTCAACATCCCAGACTACCTGTGGAATGCCTACTGCTGtgtggacaacaacaacagaccCATTCAGAGCGGCGCTGCCAGAGCAAGAAACACAGAGGACAACTTGGTGGAGCAGCTCTCTCTGGATGAACTGGAAACATTCTTGCAGCAGTTCACTGCAC